A window of Dehalococcoidia bacterium genomic DNA:
TTTCGAAGTAGCCTCGCAAGGCTATGGCGGCCGCGTTCATGGTGAGCAGCGCGGCCAGGAGCACGATGATCCCCGCCGCGGCTGTTTCCTGGAAGCCGGCTTGAGGCCTGGAAATCCAGTTGTAGACCTGGATGGGCAGCACGGTGAAGGCAGAACCGGGACCGCTGGGGTCGAAGGGAATGAAGGTCAGGGCGCCGATGACGATGAGGGGGGCCGTCTCGCCCATGGCGCGGGAGAGCGCGAGGATGATGCCCGTAAGCATCGTCGGCAGGGCGGGCGCCAGCACCTGGAAGCGTACAGTCTGCCAGGGGCTCGCGCCCAGGGCCAGCGACGCTTCCCGGATGGAGGGCGGGACCGAGCGGAGCCCCTCCCGGGCGGACACGATGATGATCGGCAAGATCAGGAGCGACATGGTCAAGGAGCCGGCGATGATGCTCCGCCCCAGGTCCATGACCCGCACGAAGATCGTCAGGCCCAGGAGGCCGTAGATGATCGACGGCACACCGGCGAGGTTGTTGATGTTGGTCTCGATTATCTTCGTAAGCCAGCCCCGGGGCGCAAACTCCTCCAGGTAGATGGCCGCGCCGATACCGACGGGGATGGCGATGAGGGCAGTGAAGGCCATCATCCAGATCGTGCCGAGAAGGGCGGCGCGTATACCGGCCTGCTCCGGGAAGCGCGAAGGATAGCTGTTCACGAAGTCCCAGCTGACGCGGCCGATGCCGTCGG
This region includes:
- the pstA gene encoding phosphate ABC transporter permease PstA → MATSEQARRRRWRRTEGSVFLALCLAATAAALVALVVLLITVGADGIGRVSWDFVNSYPSRFPEQAGIRAALLGTIWMMAFTALIAIPVGIGAAIYLEEFAPRGWLTKIIETNINNLAGVPSIIYGLLGLTIFVRVMDLGRSIIAGSLTMSLLILPIIIVSAREGLRSVPPSIREASLALGASPWQTVRFQVLAPALPTMLTGIILALSRAMGETAPLIVIGALTFIPFDPSGPGSAFTVLPIQVYNWISRPQAGFQETAAAGIIVLLAALLTMNAAAIALRGYFERNRRW